The Thermodesulfobacteriota bacterium genomic interval CGGGCTCGGAGAGGCCGTCGTAGATGGGGGTTTCCACCTGCACGTACTGGCCGGCCCGGAAGGAGAAGCCCGCGTCCGCCTCGAAACCCAGGCGTACCTTCACCGTGTCGTAGGTGCACGGCGTGAGCGCCTCCACCCGCACGGGGTACTCCTCGACCTCCAGGAGCGACTCGGGGATCTCCAGGGCCATCGCTTCCCGCACCTTCACCTGGCAGGACAGGCGCACCTGGTTGTCGATCTCCTCCGGGGAGAGGTGGGGGGTCTCGGTGGGCAGGAGCGGCCCGCCCCCCTCCAGGATGCGCACCTTGCACAGGCCGCAGCTCCCCCGGCCTCCGCAGGCCGAGGGGATGAAGATGCCCTGGCCCTTGAGGGCCGACAGCAGCGGCTCGCCCCCCTCCACCTCCCGGGGCTCCCCCTGGTTGATCCGCAGGCGCACGGGGCCCGACGAGGCGAGCCTCTTCTCCGCCAGCACCAGGAGCAGGGCCAGGAAAGCCCCCAGGCCCGCCAGGACCAGGACGGCGGAGACCACGCTACCCACGGGCCCCCCGCTGCGCACGGCGCCGCCCGGTGGGCCTCACATCGGCACCATGCCGGAGAACCCGATGAAGGCGAGCGCCATGATGCCCGTGAGGATCATGGTGATGGCGGGGCCCTGGAGCGCCGGGTGCACCCGGGAGCGCTTCATCTTCTGGCGAAGCCCCGCCATGGCCAGGATGGCCAGGGCCCAGCCGGCGCCGCCCCCCGCCCCGTAGGCCAGGCTCTGGAGGAACGAGTACTCCCGGATCACCAGGAAGAGGCTCACCCCGAGGATGGCGCAGTTGACCGTGATGAGGGGCAGGAAGATTCCCAGGGCGTAGTAGAGCACCGGGCTCACCCGCTCGATGATCATCTCGACGAGCTGCACCGTGGCGGCGATGACCACGATGAAGGCGATGAACCGCAGGTACTCGAGGCCCAGCGGCTCCAGGAGGAGAGTGTAGACGAAGTAGTTGATGCCCGAGGTCAGGGTCATCACGAAGATCACCGCCGTGCCCAGCCCGAGGGCCGTCTTGATCTCCCGCGACACGGCGATGAAGGAGCACATGCCCAGGAAGTTGGCGAGCAGGATGTTGTTGATGAAGATCGACGCGAGGAAGATCGTGAAGGGGCCGGGGGTTTCCACGCTACCCTCCTTCCGCGGGCGATCGGGGCTTCTGCACCGTGCGCAGGAGCCACATCACCAGGCCGAGCATGAAGAAGGCCCCCGGGGGCATCACCATGATCACCCAGCGGGTGAACCCGTCGGGGAGCACCGGGGCCCCGAAGAGGGTGCCGAACCCCAGGAGCTCCCGGAAGAAGGCG includes:
- a CDS encoding RnfABCDGE type electron transport complex subunit A, producing the protein METPGPFTIFLASIFINNILLANFLGMCSFIAVSREIKTALGLGTAVIFVMTLTSGINYFVYTLLLEPLGLEYLRFIAFIVVIAATVQLVEMIIERVSPVLYYALGIFLPLITVNCAILGVSLFLVIREYSFLQSLAYGAGGGAGWALAILAMAGLRQKMKRSRVHPALQGPAITMILTGIMALAFIGFSGMVPM